CCTAATGCACAGCAGAATATTTCATCCTTTTCTGTTTTTGCCGTTGGTTGCAAAACCACACCCGAACCACGTTCTTTTTAAGGTCCAGTTTTTCAGCAATTGCAGCAATTTTTTCCGAAGAGGGACGGGGCTGGATAGCAAAATATGCCTCCAAAGATCGTTTCTCAGGTGCGGCTATCGACGTGCGTTTTCGTTTGCGTTCGTTGCCATTGAAAAGGTCTGGCTTGCTGTTTTTCTCCCGGTAAGCAGCCTCAGCCTCCTCGAGCCAGGCTTGGAGGACAGGTTTTAGCGCAATCATATTAttgtgagagagggtgagggacTCGAACCTGCAGATAGTACTCTGGCTGAGAGAGCCCACCCCAGGTATCTTTAGGTTGGCGAGAGCTGAGCCAACGTCCGCCTGGGTCACCCCGAGCTTTATCCTCCTTTGTTTGAACCGCTCAGCGAAGGCTTCCAGCTCCCTAGGATCCGACTCCACGTCGTTGACACACGACATTCCGTTGTGCACAGACAAGGAGTGCGGATGACCCATGGCCATAGCTTGGTGAAGGTGACCCATGGTCTGGAGGTGGTGCTGGTGGGCTTGAGTGGCCATCATAGAGGAATCCGGAGCCCCCATCCCGCTCACAGAGAGACTGGACGAGATGTGATCCAGGAGATCCCCCTCCAAGCTCTggttgaggtggtggtggtggtggtggtggtgaggggtcagggtggaggagtgggtgatgGGCACCGTAGAGGAGTTGGAGGTGCAGGGGACACTACTCATGGTATGGTAAGTCACGTCAGGCTTGAAAGGGTGACTCTTGCCGTGAGAGACAATGTCAGCAGCCGCCAGAGCTTCCGCGCGTGCCAGTGGACTCTCATCAAAGCAACCGAATATATTGCCCTGAAGCTGCAAGCAAGAGTGCGCATATTGAAGTCAGTGGGGAATTCTGTCAACTCAGGATTAAAAAACATTTCAAGAACAGGGAGAACCCTCTTCAAAGCACAGGTCATAAAAATTAATATGAAAGTAGCAGCTTTGCTTAAATAGACatgtggatgagagagagagggggggggggggttgtgagggagagagaaagaacaaggaCGGGAGTGGATAATAAAGTCCTTTCTGATCCACTTATTAAAACGTtttaaatgtcattttttttaaattattatacatttGTGCCTCAAATAAATGACTAACATACCTGCGGGGCAGGCAGACACACCCTGCGCATGCCTTCCGAACTCGCGTGCAGGCCAGAGTATTTGGGCTCCTGCAGCACCGGGTGCATAGAGAAATGCTGCTTGCTGTTCATGGTCATCATCTTCGTTGCGCACCTTGCAGGTAAGTGGCCCTGACATAGAGGCAGGCTCGGTTCTCTGGCTCGCTGCTGTTAGTGAGCTATTTCATTTGGCAGAACCTcccggtctgtctctctctcccccacccccaccTGCCCCTTTACTCAACTTACAAGTTACAAATCATGGGAATGGCCTAGGTCCTGTGCGCAGGCGTGATGCACGCTTGAAAGTGAACGCAATTAAATGGCCCATGAAACAAAACGTTTGGGCCTATTAGGCCTATCCCACTGGGTGCAGACGTCAATTCAATAATCTTAATACCTTACTTCATCTAGGCCTCTGTATGTCTACATTAACTTGTGGTTCCAGGCTTAATGTAATAAACACAGAGAATATGGGCAGTCTATTTTTCTTAATTTTGTCATGTTTCTTCTCTCTTTGCGTCAAGGATAAAACAGGAGAGTGGTTAGCTTCAGCACCAGTCTTGGCGTCTCGTGATCCCCACATTTATACGAGGGAACATATAATAACCTGGGCGTTCACATATTCCACACGCGTACATAGTAAattaatttttgttgttgttgcatatcCCCCTCCCCTTGAGAGTGAGGTCACGGACTGGGCTCAACAATTGTTGACCGCGACCATGGAGCAATTAGAGTTagagttaagttccttgctcatgGGCACATCGACATATGTTTCATCTAGTGggttcggggattcgaaccagtgacctttcagttactagcccaacgctcttcaacgctaggctacctgccccaacCACTCTTCAACAATCAGACGGTGAGGAAaattaataccacacaaattgtGTAACATAAATGCCATTTTGAAATGTGTAGATGAAATAGCCAACACAAATAGACTAACAATTCCCTTACCCAATCAATTTATGCTGAGAATCTGAAACTGTGTAAAATGCAATTTATGTACTAAACCTTTTTCAAAACATTAAAAGAaatagaaatacatcaaaacattgTCAAACTTTTCTTCATTGATCAAACTTTCTAATTATAGATGAAGAACAATTGTACTTCACACTACATACTTTTTCAAAAACGAAAGAGCAATCTATTTCGCTTGGAAATATGATTTGGTTTAAGTATAAATCCCATGGCTATCTCTCAAGCAACAGCTGGGAAATTGAAGTCAAGGACATTATTTggatatgagttaacagaatataaaGTTTTAACATTTTCACCGGCCAGTTACTTTAACAATGATTTTGAAACTACAGCCCTCTCCTATTTGctcatacaggtaactgccaaaagtaaaagaaacaccaacataaagtgtgttaatagggtgttgg
The sequence above is a segment of the Salvelinus alpinus chromosome 1, SLU_Salpinus.1, whole genome shotgun sequence genome. Coding sequences within it:
- the LOC139583524 gene encoding POU domain, class 4, transcription factor 3 yields the protein MMTMNSKQHFSMHPVLQEPKYSGLHASSEGMRRVCLPAPQLQGNIFGCFDESPLARAEALAAADIVSHGKSHPFKPDVTYHTMSSVPCTSNSSTVPITHSSTLTPHHHHHHHHLNQSLEGDLLDHISSSLSVSGMGAPDSSMMATQAHQHHLQTMGHLHQAMAMGHPHSLSVHNGMSCVNDVESDPRELEAFAERFKQRRIKLGVTQADVGSALANLKIPGVGSLSQSTICRFESLTLSHNNMIALKPVLQAWLEEAEAAYREKNSKPDLFNGNERKRKRTSIAAPEKRSLEAYFAIQPRPSSEKIAAIAEKLDLKKNVVRVWFCNQRQKQKRMKYSAVH